A segment of the Anaerolineae bacterium genome:
CGCTGTACGACTGCATACGTTCCTTCCTTCGGGTGGCTCTCGCCCCCTGCCCCTTCTCCCACACGTGTGCGAGAGGGGCCCGGAGGCGAGAACCGTCTCTGTCCTTCTCCCCTCTCCCATGGCGATGGGAGAGGGGAGAGGGACATGGGCTGGCTCCTACGCCCGCGCCAGCTCCTCGTCCACCAACGGGCAAGCGGAAGCCATGGCATCAGCGGCGGTCTTCTCGCCCGTCCACACCAGGTCAATCTCGGCTTGGAAGATGGTGCTAATCTTGTCCCACTTGGCCCCGGCACCCGGCCAGCGGATCTTCGCCGGGTCGCCGACGATGTCTACCAGCCCGGCCCAACCGAGCGCCTCGGTCTCCGGAGTGAGGAAGGTGTACAGCATCCTCTTGACGCTGGGCATGGCCTTCTGGAAGGTGTTGAAGGCGGTCATCATCTCTTCTTCGGTCACGAAGTCCCGGCAGTACTCCCAGGCCAGGTTCGGCTTCTGGGAGCCGGTCCAGATGCCCCAGCACCAGGTGTGCTGGTAGAAGGTGCGGTTGCCGTCATTCGCCTTGGGGGCCAGGCAGGCGCCCCAGTCCAGGCCCTGCTCGCCGGCGTTCTTGATGTCGCCCAAGTTCCAGGCGTTGCCCAGGTACATGGCTACCTGGCCGGTCTGGAACATGTTCGGGGCGCCTTGCATGGTTGACTGCATAGAGACGGACGGCGCGATGTAGTCCTTGATCACCATATCGGCCCAGTACTGCAGCGCCTCGGCGGTCCTCGGGTCGGTCGCGGTGCACCGCGTCTCGTCGGCATTGAAGACGTCGCCGCGGTTCGACCAGATCCAGTACAGCCAGGGCACGAACCACAGATCGTAGACGATGCCGTACTGAGACGGGGCGCCCGTCTCAGCGCCTATCGTGAGCGCCAGGGCAGCTTCGCGGATCTGATCCCAAGTGTAGTCGTTGTTCGGGTAAGCCACGCCCGCGGCGTCCAGTAGAGCCTTGTTGTAGTACATCGCCACCGGGCCAGGGATGATGGCGATCAGCAGCGAGTAGATGCTATTCTGGTAGGTGACACTGCCCAGCGCGCCTTCCCACAGGTCCTCCTTCTTGAGGATGGGGTCCACCTCCATGAAGGGATCCAAGTTGACGAGAGCCCCGTTCTCGGCATAGGGTTGAACGTAGCCCTCCCACATGTCGTAGATGTCCGGCGCGGTCCCGGCCGCGATGACCGTCTGCAGCCTCTCGAAGTAGTTCTGGCCCGCGGGCATGGGGGTCATCGTGACCGTCACGCCCTCGCGGGCTTGGGCAAAGCGCTGGTTGAACGCCTCCTTGGCCGCGATCTCGTCCGGGCCCGAGCAGCACAGCAGGATGGTCAGCTCCCCCTGCTCGTAGGTCGGAGCCGGTGCGGCGATCACCGTCTCCTTGACGATCTTCTCGACCTCCACAGTCTCCTTTACCACTTTCTCGACCACTTGCGGGGTGGCGGCACCGCAGGCGGCCAGGGCCAGCCCGCCCGCTGCCATTCCACCAAGACGGAGAAACTCCCTGCGGCTAGACCTTCTCGCGGTCACGTCTCTGCCTCCTATTGGCCTTCGGTCCCCTCGGCGGCAACTCCCGGGTGTGCCCCCCGACCCTCTCCCTGTGGATGGTGGCCAGTGGATGGCGGATAGAGGGCAAGCAGGCGTCCGCTACCCTCTGGCCACCATCCGCCAGTCACTATCCACCGATCCAGTCCATGCTGCGCGCGTATCGGTCCGCCACCTCCACCACCTCCCAGTAGGCACGGGCGATTTGCTCGTCCGTGAGGGCGGCGCCGTCGAAGCTCAGGGCGGGGATGACCACGACGTCCGGAGCGAAGAGGCTGGCGATTCGCCGTAGACGAGCCACCGCTGCCTCCAGATCCTCATCGTAGTCGCGCCCGATCCCCCCGATCCCGGTGTAGATCACCCCCCGCCCGGCGAAAGCCTCCTTCAGCCGGGGGAAGTCGTCCTTGCTGTATTCATACGCCAGGGTGACTCCCCTGATGGGCGGGGTATGATCCAGGTACAGATGTGCCGAGGGGTTGGGGCCGCAGTTGTGCAGCAGCCCGCCGCCGAATTGGGCGTAGATGCGGCTGTTGTAGGGCCGGGAGAACTCGGTGAACGTCGCCGGACTGATGGTGGCGCAGACGTCGTCGGAGACGTAGCCCTTGTAGTCTTCTGGGGCCCAGAGATCGTCGAAGTCGGTAGTGGACATGTTCTCCCGTCCCCCGGCTGCGGCAACGATGGCGGTGTAGCAGGAGATCATGTCGTCGGTGACCCGGTCTAGCAGGGCGTGTAGCTCCTCCGGGTACTCGTAGAAGGCAGCGTAGTACAGATTGGTCTCCACCAGGTCCTTGCCTGTGTTTAGAGGGCCGCCCAGGTCTATCCCGGAGATGTAGATGCGGCCTTGGCCGCGCTCCGCGAAGAGCGATACGCGGTGCAGGCACTCGGGCATCAGGCCCTGCGTTGTGGGATCGAACTGGGGCAGCTCCTGCACCTGCTTCATGTCGTAGATCAAGTTGTGGCGGATGCCAGGCATCTGGTTAGGGTCGTCGGACCAGTGCACCGGAATGCCGTACACGGTGGCCATGGTCATGTAGCCCACGTCGGGCCGCATGGTAGGGATGTAATCATCCGGAAGGACGCGCAGGGCTCGCTCGATCCCGGCCAGACTGACGGCCCACTGCTTCTCGGCGTCCTCCAACTGCTCCCGCATGGAGAAGCCCCAGGGGTTCTCGTGCACGTTGATCTTGAGGGGCACGTGATCCACCCGTCGGTAGTCCCAGGCGCGACGCACCCTCTGCTTGCGCCGCTCGATCTCGGCGTCGTCGTACAGGTCCCAGATGCGCTCCAGGGCCTCGCCCGACTGCCGCTTGAGGCCGGCCTCACCCGGCATCAATGCCTCCCCGGGGGAAGGCGATGGCACCCTCCATGCACACTGTCATGCTGAGCTCCATACGCTGCGGGGCGGCGTGCCCTGCCGCAATGATGCCCATTCCCGTAGGGGCGAACCGCCATGGCAGGAGAGGCGGCGCCGGTCGGCAACGTCACGCCCATTCCCGTGGGGCGAACCTCTGTGGAAGGAGGCGCGGCGCTGGTCACCAACGTCACGTCCATTCCCGTGGGGCGAACCAAGGTTCGCCCGTGGCCTGACGTCTCGGCGGTAGCCCGGGCGAACACAGGTTCGCCCCTACGACGCAGACGCTTCGAGCATCGCGCCCAAGCCCAGAAAGCTCCTGTATCGTGTCCAGTTGCCGGGCCTCACTGCACATAACGCCTACCTCAAGACATCTGCCTACGACGACGGCTGCCGCCACCTCGCCCCACCTACTGCAGCCCTAGACGGACGGTCTCGATGCCGAACGCGGCTATCGGCACCTCGATGGCGCCGTCCCGGAGCGACAGGGCCCCTAGGTCGCGCTCCACGATGTCGGTCCGCCGGGCCGAGACTATGCGGGCTGCGGGCAGCCGTACCCAGGCCGTTGTATCTCGGCCCTCCAGTTCCATCAGCCGGACGATCAGCCCTTCACCGCCCTCGGCCCGCTTGAGAGTGAAGGCCATCACGTTCCCCGGTTCCACCTCCAGGAGGCTGCCCGCGCCGTCCGCCCGGCTCCCCGCCTGGCCGGCCGGCAGCACGATGGCCTGCATGTCGGTGCAGTAGCCCCAGCCGAAGCGGGCCCTCTCAGTGTGGCCCCAGTCGGGCCCGTGCCCGACGAGGGAGAAGCGGAAGGCAAAGTCTCCTCCCTGGCGCTCCTTGAAGTTGGTGGTCCAGTAGTTGTTCATGGCGTAGGCGAAGAAGTGGCCGCCGGCCAAATCCAGGTGACTCTGCCACTTGCCCGTGTTGATGTCGCCGATGGATACCACCGGCACCTCGCGAGACGACCAGGTGACGCCGTAGTCAGGCCCGGAGGCGTCGAGCCAGTAATCGAGGTTGTGCCAGTCGTGGCAGCTATCGGGAAGCTGGTCCACCCCGGGCTGCATGGCCGCTGCTCCCGCTACCTCGAGGGTGAATCGGGCTTGCGGGACCAGGAGAGGGAAGGCGAAGTAGAGCCCCTCTTTCTCCAGGGTCTCTTCCTTGTACAGGCGATTGACCAGGTCTATCCGCTTCAGGTCCTGGTAGAGGATGACCTCCTGCCGCAGCCAGGGAATCACGTAGGGCGCCAACCTGCCCTTGCCCCAGTGAGGGTCGGAGAGCCGGACGTGCTTGCCCATGGCGCACTTGCCCAGCGAGGCAATGCTGCCCCAGACCGGACCGGACTGACCGGCGTAGACGCCGCTGCACTCGGGGACGAACCGGCCGTGGATGGGCGGCTCGCCGCTGTCGTACACCAGTTGGTTAAGCTGGAAGGGGCTGTCGCCGTCCACCAGCTCCCGGCCCAGTTCCTTGTCGTAGATGCTGGCGACGGCACCGGTGGCAGGGTCGAGGGTGACCCGGTAGTACCGGTTCTCGATGGCGTTGCCCTGGACGGATACCGATGCCTGCCCCACCCGAGGGGCTGTGCCCGAGTCAATGGTGTAGAGGGAATACCCGTAGGACGGGACGTCCTGGGCCAGGAAGCCGATGGTCAGGCCTCCTCCCTGGTGCGACTCCAGCACCTGGTAGGCCACCTCGCGGCCGGTGGGATCGAGCAGCCGGAAGATTTCCCCGGCCTCAATCACGCTATCCAGCCGGGCCGTCACCGGGGCGCTGCGTCTCCATGACAGGGGGTTGAATACGGCGATGGCCGGCGACGTGCCGGTGCGGAAGTGGCCAGCGAAGCGCTGCAGCCCCTGTCTCAGGAGACCGTGCGTCAACTCCACGGCGTTGGTGGCGAAGGCCGCCTTCGTCTGCCACTCGCTGGTGGTCGTCTCCAGGTAGGGGTCGGAGACGTTGTTCCACATGCCCCAGGTGTGCTCGTCGTAGAGCATTAACTGGTCGTAGGCTTCCTCGATCTGGTCCTCCGGATAGCCTTCCGAGCCCATCGCCGCCGACAGGGACAGCAGCTTCTCCGCCGAAGCCAGCTCCTCGTGGGCCACGCGGGTGATGCCGGTCTCGTACGCTGAGGAGGCAGGGCCGTCCATCCACCAGTCGGTCCAATCGCCGGCATAGTGAGGGAACTCAGCGCCATAGGTTTGTTCCATGTAGCGGAAGAACTGGGTGCTGGTGGCGATGATGAGCTTGGGGAAGGCGTAGCGCTCGTTCCACTCCCGGACGATGCGGGAGAGGTACACGCACGGAGGAGCGTTGTCCGCCGTCTTGCAGGTAGTACGCAGGCTGATGGCGTCATACGGGTAGCCGCCCGCTTCCAGCGACTGCAGGTAGCCCGGCAGATTCCGGTGCGCGGCATCGAAGGAAGTGGTCAGGCCGAGCTCTCGCCCCTCTACGTAGATGTGCTCTGGGTCGGTGTTCCAGACCAGCACCTCACTGCCGTCGGGACCGGCCCAGTAGAAGGGGCGGGAGATACGGGGCACCTTGGCTCGGTCCACGCCGTCTTGCGCCCATCTCCGATTGACGGCGGTGGAGAGGTAGCGAACGCCGCTCCTGGCCAGCACCTGAGCGAACCCCCAGGGGTTCCCGGGGATGTCGGTGGTCATGGCACTGGTGATCTCCAGGTTGTGCTCGCGGGCCAGCTCGAAGGCGTAGTAGATGGAGCGAATGAGCTCCTCGTGAGTGAGGAGGGCGGAGTTGAAGGCGGCGTACTGAGCCGTGATCTCGATCCGCCCGTCGCGGACGAAGTCAAGGAAATCGGCTCTGTCCCTATCGCTGGCGTCCTCCAGGAAGAACTTGACCGCCCAGGTGGTGTCCGCCGTCCAGCGGAAGCGGGCTTCCTCGGGGAAGTCGTCCGTCTGGCGGCAGTAGTCAATGATGCGCCGGAAGTAGTCCCTGTGCTGCTGGATGCACACCTCGGGGAGATCGGTGTAGCCCAAGTCGTGGTGAGAGAAGGGCACGAGGTACACCTTCCAGTGGCGGACCGGCAGGAGCAAGGTCTGGTGAGTGGCCTCAACCCCGCCAACGCGCAGAACGAAGGCCGCCTGGGTGGCCGAGCTGACTTCGGGCACGGTGATCTCGTAGTGGCCCAGCCCGCGCTCGATAATTCCCAGTTCCACTGTCTCGACTTGCCCCGCCACATCCACCGACAGGACGCCTTCCGCCGGGGCGCTGCTGTTATCCACCTGCACCTTGACAACCTGGCGCAGGCCCCGGTCGGTCTGCGTCACGAAGCCCGTCCTGATGATGGCGAAGCTGGTCAAGTGCCCCGACATGTGGCTCTCTCCTTGGCGACGATGCGCCCGGCTAAGGCCGATCGCGACTCAGGCGGAGTAGCTTCCGTACTTGTGGCCCGCCTCCACGAAGGCGGCAATGTTCTCCAAAGGCGTCCCCACCACAGTGGAATCGGCGGTGCCGAGCACGAAGCCACCTCCAGGGGCAGCGTCTCGGATGCAGTCGGCCACCGCGCGTTCGACCTGCTCCGGCGTGCCCTG
Coding sequences within it:
- a CDS encoding sugar ABC transporter substrate-binding protein; protein product: MTARRSSRREFLRLGGMAAGGLALAACGAATPQVVEKVVKETVEVEKIVKETVIAAPAPTYEQGELTILLCCSGPDEIAAKEAFNQRFAQAREGVTVTMTPMPAGQNYFERLQTVIAAGTAPDIYDMWEGYVQPYAENGALVNLDPFMEVDPILKKEDLWEGALGSVTYQNSIYSLLIAIIPGPVAMYYNKALLDAAGVAYPNNDYTWDQIREAALALTIGAETGAPSQYGIVYDLWFVPWLYWIWSNRGDVFNADETRCTATDPRTAEALQYWADMVIKDYIAPSVSMQSTMQGAPNMFQTGQVAMYLGNAWNLGDIKNAGEQGLDWGACLAPKANDGNRTFYQHTWCWGIWTGSQKPNLAWEYCRDFVTEEEMMTAFNTFQKAMPSVKRMLYTFLTPETEALGWAGLVDIVGDPAKIRWPGAGAKWDKISTIFQAEIDLVWTGEKTAADAMASACPLVDEELARA